The window TGGAATGGCCGGGTGGAAGTTATTCCAGCCAGTTGAGCAGGTTGAAATCCGTCGCGATGAGGACCGTACAGATCACAATCATCCCGATGAGGCCCACCACGCAAAGACAAGCTCCACCAACCAGCCACCGCCGGATCAACCGATCTTCCGCCTCCGGGTCCATCCTGCAAAAGTAAGTCCTCCAGGCCAGACGGACAAGCCTGACCCGCTGACGAGTACCCTCCCTATGTTGAATGATCCTAAGCAGGATGATATCGCAGGGCACGTGCGTACGCATCTTCGCAGAGTCGCCGTGAGCGGTTTCACCCTGGTGGAACTCCTCATCACGATTGCCATTGTGGGCATACTAACCGCGCTCGTGATGGTCAACTGGCCCCAGTTGCGGCTGATGACCCAGCGCTCAACCGCATTGAACAATATGCGAGCGATCGGCGTCGCGTTTCACCTCTATGCCAATGAGCATGACGGGGTATTGCCGCAACGGACCACCGGTGCAACCGACCGGTGGCCGCGCATCCTTGCGGACTATCTTGATGACATCAAGGTCTACGCCGCGGTAGGCGACGGCAATGTGAACCGCTCCGATCGGGAGCTACTCCTCTCCAACTCCCGGAACAACACGAGCTACATCATGAATGGATATAACGATGTCGGCGCGTACCAGGACACCACGGTCCAGGTACGCATCACTCAAATATCCCATCCCTCACAAGTCATCCTCCTCGGCACACCCAAGGCGGGAAGCACCCATTTCTACATGGATATGCTGGAGGGAAAAAACGGCAACCATGTCGATGTCCTGAACCTCGAACTCTACGACAACGGATCGAATTACCTATTCGCAGATGGTTCCGCCCGATTTATCAAAAAAGCGGACTACGACCACCGTCTCTGGCTGGTAAATCCCGACTTCGCCATCCCCGGCGAACCGTCTCAGACGCCTTGACACCTCCCCCATGATCAAGGCTCACCGCATGAGAAAAATCCTCGCCGCAGCTTCGATATTCCTTTTTTCCTTGTCCATGCTCCCTGCCTCCACGCTCCAGGAAATCCCGTTTGAAACGATGGACGGAAAAACGTCGAAACTCGGCGATTACTCCGGGAAGGTCTTACTCGTGGTCAATGTCGCCTCCAAGTGCGGCCTGACTCCACAGTACGCCGCCCTAGAAACCCTTCAGCAAAAGTACGGCCCGGAGGGATTCACCATTCTGGGGTTCCCTTGCAATGACTTCGCCGGACAGGAGCCGGGAACCAACGAGGAAATCGTTTCCTTTTGCTCGACTCGCTACAACGTCACCTTCCCCATCCTGGCCAAGGTCCATGTCCTCGGAGCAGAAAAAGCCCCGCTCTTTGCCGCTCTGACCGGACCGGACGCAAAATTCCCCGGCGACATCGCGTGGAACTTTGGGAAATTCCTGATCGGCCGGAATGGCGAGGTCATAGCCCGCTTCGAACCCAAGACGAAACCCGACGATCAAGCCGTCATCTCCGCAGTGGAAGCCGCACTCAAATAGTTTTTACCCATGTTCCGACTCGATCGTGAAGAAAGTCTCCCCCTCACCGCTCCCATGAAATTCCGCACCTTTGGCAAGGGCGGCGAGAAGGTCTCGGAAATCGGCCTCGGCTGCTGGCAACTCAGCGGCAACGCCTGGGGCGATCTGGATGAAGCAAAAGCCCTGGAGATCCTCGCTGCCGCAGCGGATGCCGGGGTGAACTTCCTGGATACCGCCGACGTTTATGGCACGGGACGCAGTGAGGAGCTCATCGGCAAGTTTCTGAAATCCCGCCCCGGGTCCGATTTCTTCATCGCGACCAAACTCGGCCGCACCTCCGACCTTTATCCCGACAAATACACGGAAGCCGGCGTACGCGCCGCCCTGGAGGCTTCACTCCAGCGGCTCGGGGTCGAGACGATTTCGCTGGTTCAACTCCACTGCGTCCCAGTGGAAGTCCTACGACAGGGAGACATCTTTGACTGGCTCCGAAAGTTGCAAGCCGAGGGCAAGATCCGGCACTTTGGAGCAAGTGTGGAAGATACCGCCCAGGCCTCGCTCTGCCTCGCGCAGGACGGACTCGCCAGCCTCCAGATCATTTTCAACATCTTCCGGCAGACTCCCGAGACAACGATCCTCCCGGCGGCGAAGGCGAAAGGCATCGCCATCATCGTCCGCCTGCCACTCGCCAGCGGCCTGCTCTCCGGGAAGTTCACCAAGGACACCCTTTTCGCGGAAAATGATCATCGGAACTTCAACCGCGACGGCCAGGCCTTCAATGTGGGCGAGACCTTTGCGGGCATCCCATTCGACAAGGGCGTGGAACTCGCCGACGAGATGAAGCACTTCGTCCCGGAAAGTCTGACGATGGTTCAGATGGCGCAGCGCTGGATACTCGACCACGACGAGGTCACCGTCGTGATCCCCGGCGCCCGCACGCCCGCCCAGGCACGCGAAAACGCCTCCGTTTCCCGCCTGCCAGAGCTTCCGGAGTCGCTGCACGCACGCCTCGCCCGGTACTACAAGACCGAGGTGGAACCCTTCATCCGAGGCACGTACTAAAAAGGCACTCGCATTCCGTCTTATCCGCAAATCACTTAACGAACCGTATTGCGCGGCAGGAAGGCATTTGCCATAAAGCTCGCTCCCATGCGCTTCACCCCTATCGCCATCGCACTGGCACTCGCAGTTTCCATCATTCCTACCATGGCTCAAAACGCACTCGAAGAAGGCAAGAAGTTCCTCGCCGAAAACGCAAAGAAAGAAGGCGTGGTCACCACGTCCAGCGGTCTCCAGTACACTGTGATCAAGGAAGGCACGGGCAAAAAGCCCAAGGCCACCGATACGGTGCTCGTCCACTACCGCGGCACCCTGCTGAACGGCAAGGAGTTTGACAGCTCCTACAGCCGCAACGAGCCGATCGAGTTTCCGCTCAATCGCGTAATTCCCGGCTGGACCGAAGGCGTTCAACTCATGAAGGAAGGCGCCAAGTACAAGTTTTTCATTCCGTCCCAGCTCGCCTACGGCCCCTTTGGCGCCGGTCCGGACATCGGACCCAACGAGACGCTAATCTTTGAAGTTGAGTTGCTAAAGGTCCGCTAACCCATCATCAGCCCTCTCTGGCCATGCCTCTCGTCGACAAGCCTCTCGCCGATCTCAAGGAATACTACGGCATCTCGCCGCGCCCCAGTGACTTCAATGAATACTGGGACGCTGCTCTGACCGAACTCGACGCCACCGATCCCGCGCCGAAGCTGGAGCGCTCGAAGGAGATCGATCCTCGCAATGCCGAAGCCTTTGACCTGTGGTTCACGGGCGTAGGCGGAGCGCGGATCTACGCCAAATACCTGCGCCCCAAAAAGCGCGAGGGCAAGCTCCCGGCCATCCTCCACTTCCACGGGTACACCGGCAATAGTGGCGAGTGGGCCGACAAGCTAAACTACGTCGGCGAGGGATTTGTCGCCGCGGCTCTGGACTGTCGCGGTCAGGGAGGAAAGAGTGAGGATTCCGGCGCTGTGAAGGGAAACACTCATCACGGCCACATCATTCGCGGTCTCGACGACGCCCCGGAAAAGCTTCTTTTCCGCAGTATCTTCCTCGATACGGCGCAACTGGCCCGCGTCATCATGAGCTTTGAGGAGGTGGACGCCTCGCGCGTTGCCACCTTCGGCGGGTCCCAGGGCGGAGCGCTTTCGCTCGTCTGCGCGGCGCTCGAACCCCGCATCAAGAAGTGCGTCTCCGTCTTCCCGTTCCTGTCGGATTACCGTCGCATCTGGGAAATGGATCTGTACAAGGACGCCTACGCGGAACTCCGTACGTTCTTCCGTCATTTCGATCCGCTCCACGAGCGTGAGGACGAGATTTTCAACAAGCTGGGGTACATCGACATCAAGAACCTCACGCCGCGCATCAAGGCGGATGTGCTCATGGCGATCACCCTCATGGACACGATTTGCCCGCCCTCGACGCAGTTCGCCGCGTTCAACAATATCTCGGCGAAGAAAGAATCCATCGTTTATCCCGACTACGGCCACGAAGGGCTGCCTCAGTTCGGGGACAAGGCGTTTGGATTTCTGCGTGATCTGTAAGTGAAAATCCTGAAGGCCTACACCTACTCGGGCTGCGGAACCTGCAAAAAGGCGGTTCGGTTTCTCCGTGATCACGGCGTGGCCTTCGAGGAAATCCCCATCCGGGAGCATCCGCCCACAGAAAAAGAGCTCAAGGGGGCACTTCAGAGTTACAAAGGAGAAGTCCGGCGGCTTTTCAACACCTCCGGACGCGATTACAAAGAGATGGAGCTATCCAAAAAGCTCCCTTCCCTCTCCGAGGCTGAGGCGATAGCTCTGCTGGCTGGCAACGGAAACCTGGTAAAACGTCCATTTGTGGTTCTGGATTCCGGCTATCTCGTCGGTTTCAACGAAACAGACTGGGCAAAGATCGCCTGAAGCGGTCGTTTTGAGAGGGGATTGGGCTTGCTTTGCTGGCCTCCATCTGGAACATTCTGAAAAACGCGGACAATTTTTCATGAAACGTCTCACCGTCATTTTCTCCACCGCACTGGTGACAGTTGCCGCTGTCTCTCCCCTTTCTGCCCAGCAGCAAGGTCAACAGCAGCAGCAACAAACCCAGGCTCCCGCCCAAACTTCGCTGACGAACAAGCAGCGAGCCGAGCTCGCCAAGGCTCTGGCCGGAGTCGATGCGACCAATCCGGAAGCGGTGACCAAGGCCGTTCTCGGGGTCATCGCCCAGTACCCCTCGCTCGCACCGCTTTTCACGGGTGAAGCAATCAAGGCTGTCACGGCAAACCCAGCGCTATCCAGCAACCCAACCGCCGCCGCCAAGGTAGTTTCCGCTGTCGTTTCAGCAGTGGTTTCAACCTATCCGGCTGCCGCCCAGCCGATCGTGAGTGCTGCGGTTAAAGCCGTACCCGCCACGTTGAAGCCCGCAGTCGTACCGGCAATGGTCGACAAGGCGATCGCGTCTGTCAGCACGGTCGCAACCAAGGCCGCCATCCTCAACGGTGCAAAGGAAGGTGTCGGAGGGATTCCCTCTCTCATCGCGACCCTCGATAAAGTCGCTCAGGACAATAACATCAAGATCGACGAGAATAGCGACACCAGCGGCAACACGCGTTACACCATTGCCGATCAACTCGCTGACAGCTATATAAGTGGCGACCAAGGCTCCGACACAGGTATCGGCGCGGCTCCCCTCCCGAATTCCTCGGGTGGCGGCAGCGGGTCTAACAGCAATCCGGGAGCCACGGGAAACCAGCCTGCTCCGTCCTCCGCTGGATCCTAGTCCTGCGGTTTCCGACAGTTTCTTTTTTCAAAAGCGCCCTCTTGTGAGGGCGCTTTTTGTTTATCCGTCCAGTTATCGCGAGAGGTCTGCTAGTTGCTTCCAGATCGCCTTTTCCGCATCGGACGGGTTCTTCGGCACGGTGATCGAAGCCACCGCATAGAAGTTCCCACGGGCTCCTCCTCTGCCCGGCAATCCCTTGCCAGAAAGCCGGAATCTCTGGCCGCTTTGAGTTCCCGGAGGAACATGCAGTCGCGCACGACCCTCCAGGGTAGGCAGTTCCACATCCGCTCCGAGCACGGCGTCGTAAGCTGGAATCTCAAGTTCGTAAACCAGATCCTCCCCCTGCACCTCGTAGTCCGGATGTTTCTGGAACTTGATACGAAGATAAAGATCTCCCGATTCCCCGCCGCCCTGTCCCTCGGAACCTTGTCCTGCCAGCCGAATACGCTGCCCCTCACGGACTCCACGCGGGATTTTCACGGTATAGGTTTGGATTTTGCCAGTATCGCCGCGGCGGAACGAAATCTGCCGCGTTGAACCATGAAAGGCTTCCTCGAGCGAAACCAGCAGGTCGGCTTCGACGTCCTGACCTCGCGACGGGCCATCATCGAAATCGTAGCCGCCAGAGAAACCGCGAGAAAACCCGCCGCCTCGCCGACCGCCGAACATCTGCTCGAAGAAGTCGCTGAATCCCGTACCGCCAAAATGAAACTCCGCACCTCCGGCGTCGCCGCCGCGGCCATACGCCTGCTGCCACGTCTGGCCCTGTGGGGGCGGCGCGTAGCCGCCCTGCTGCCAGTTGGCGCCTAGTTCATCGTATTTGGCCCGCTTCTCCGGGTCTCCAAGCACTTCGTAAGCTTCGTTGATCTCCTTGAATTTCTCCTCCGCCGTCTTCTTGTCCTCGGCGGTATCGGGGTGAAACTTGCGGGCGAGCTTGCGGAAAGCGCTCTTGATCTCGTCCTGGGTGGAGGTCTTGGAGACCCCCAATGTCTGGTAGTAGTCGCGAAATTGAACCGGCATACTTCTGAAGGAGATTTACACGAAACCGAAGAAGCACCACAGTCAAATGCTCTCCAAGCCAATTTCTTCATGCTCGATCTCCGCCTGCTCCGCGAACAGCCCCAAGCCGTCAAAGACCGTCTCGCCACCCGAGGGACGTGTTTCTCCGAGCACATCGACAAGCTGCTCGCCATCGATGCCGAACGCCGCTCAGCCGAAACCCGGCTCCAGAACCTCCAGGCTGATCGCAATCGCCTGAGCAAGGAGATCGGCAAGCTCCGCAGCCAGGGACAGGACAGTTCGGCCATCGAGGCCCAGGTCAAGACGCATGCCGCCGAGATGCAAACGCTCGCCCAGCTCTCGACGGAACTCGACAGCCGCCAGCGGGACCTGCTGCTCGTGTTGCCCAATCTTCCTCAACCGGAAGTGCCGGTGGGTGAGACCGCCGAGCAAAATCCGGTCCTACGCCTCTGGGGCGAAAAGCCCTCCATCGCCAATCCTCAGGATCATCTGGCCATCGCCGAGCGGCTCAAGTTGATCGATCAGGAACGCGCGACCAAGATCAGTGGCAGCGCGTTTGTCTGTTATACCGGCGTCGGCGCTCGTCTCGAGCGTGCACTGCTGAACTTCCTGCTCGACCTCCACACCCGCGATCACGGTTATACGGAGATCAGCACTCCGTACGTCGTGAAACCCGAGGCCCTCGTCGGCACTTCGCAACTCCCGAAATTCGAGGAACAGCTGTATCGCATCGACCGGGACGACCTCTACCTTGCTCCCACGGCCGAGGTTCCGGTAACCAACCTCCACCGCGAGGAAACCCTGCAGACATCGGTCCTTCCGATCAAGTACACGGCCTATACGCCATGCTTCCGCCGTGAAGCGGGATCGGCCGGGTTGGGTACGCGCGGGCTGATCCGCATGCATCAGTTTGACAAAGTCGAGCTGGTCAAGATCTGTACGCCAGAGAAGTCGCGCGAAGAGCTGGAACTCCTGACCGCAGACGCCGAGCGCGTGCTCCAGCTCCTCGGCCTGCATTACCGAGTGATCGAGCTTTGCACGGGAGACATCGGCTTTGGCTCGGCGAAGACCTACGATATCGAGGTCTGGTCGCCTGGCCAGAATGCATATCTGGAGGTCTCCAGCTGCTCGAATTTCGAGGATTTCCAAGCTCGGCGCATGAACCTGCGGTTCAAGGGCGACGATGGGAAAAACCGCTTCTGCCATACCCTGAACGGCTCGGGCACTGCCCTCGCCCGACTCTACGTGGCGCTGCTGGAAAACGGTCTCCAACCCGACGGCTCCGTGCTCCTGCCCGAGCCTCTGCATGACTACTTCGGCGGACAACGCATCTCCTGATTTCCTCCAAGATCTCTCGGCGGCAGTGGATGCCTACTCCCCCCGCCGCAAGTACCTGATCGGAGTTTCCGGAGGCCGGGATTCCATGGCGCTGCTGCATGGACTCCGAGCGCTGGGATTTCGTCATCTCGTCGTCTGTCATCTTGATCACGGCCTCCGAGGAGCGGCCTCCCGCGCTGATGCCCGGCTGGTGGAGAAAGCGGCTAAAAAGCTTGGCTATCGTTTTCTCGGCGAGTCCTGTCAGGCGGATCTCGAAGCAAAGAGCCGAGGCTTGTCGCTGGAGGCAGCCGCCCGCCAGATGCGGCACGAGTTTCTCGCCCGCTGTAGCCGGTCCGAGCAATGCCACGATGTCTTTCTCGCCCACCACGCGGACGACCAGA of the Terrimicrobium sacchariphilum genome contains:
- a CDS encoding DnaJ C-terminal domain-containing protein, yielding MPVQFRDYYQTLGVSKTSTQDEIKSAFRKLARKFHPDTAEDKKTAEEKFKEINEAYEVLGDPEKRAKYDELGANWQQGGYAPPPQGQTWQQAYGRGGDAGGAEFHFGGTGFSDFFEQMFGGRRGGGFSRGFSGGYDFDDGPSRGQDVEADLLVSLEEAFHGSTRQISFRRGDTGKIQTYTVKIPRGVREGQRIRLAGQGSEGQGGGESGDLYLRIKFQKHPDYEVQGEDLVYELEIPAYDAVLGADVELPTLEGRARLHVPPGTQSGQRFRLSGKGLPGRGGARGNFYAVASITVPKNPSDAEKAIWKQLADLSR
- a CDS encoding FKBP-type peptidyl-prolyl cis-trans isomerase, translating into MAQNALEEGKKFLAENAKKEGVVTTSSGLQYTVIKEGTGKKPKATDTVLVHYRGTLLNGKEFDSSYSRNEPIEFPLNRVIPGWTEGVQLMKEGAKYKFFIPSQLAYGPFGAGPDIGPNETLIFEVELLKVR
- a CDS encoding glutathione peroxidase, whose protein sequence is MRKILAAASIFLFSLSMLPASTLQEIPFETMDGKTSKLGDYSGKVLLVVNVASKCGLTPQYAALETLQQKYGPEGFTILGFPCNDFAGQEPGTNEEIVSFCSTRYNVTFPILAKVHVLGAEKAPLFAALTGPDAKFPGDIAWNFGKFLIGRNGEVIARFEPKTKPDDQAVISAVEAALK
- a CDS encoding type II secretion system protein, with the translated sequence MRTHLRRVAVSGFTLVELLITIAIVGILTALVMVNWPQLRLMTQRSTALNNMRAIGVAFHLYANEHDGVLPQRTTGATDRWPRILADYLDDIKVYAAVGDGNVNRSDRELLLSNSRNNTSYIMNGYNDVGAYQDTTVQVRITQISHPSQVILLGTPKAGSTHFYMDMLEGKNGNHVDVLNLELYDNGSNYLFADGSARFIKKADYDHRLWLVNPDFAIPGEPSQTP
- a CDS encoding alpha/beta fold hydrolase, with amino-acid sequence MPLVDKPLADLKEYYGISPRPSDFNEYWDAALTELDATDPAPKLERSKEIDPRNAEAFDLWFTGVGGARIYAKYLRPKKREGKLPAILHFHGYTGNSGEWADKLNYVGEGFVAAALDCRGQGGKSEDSGAVKGNTHHGHIIRGLDDAPEKLLFRSIFLDTAQLARVIMSFEEVDASRVATFGGSQGGALSLVCAALEPRIKKCVSVFPFLSDYRRIWEMDLYKDAYAELRTFFRHFDPLHEREDEIFNKLGYIDIKNLTPRIKADVLMAITLMDTICPPSTQFAAFNNISAKKESIVYPDYGHEGLPQFGDKAFGFLRDL
- the serS gene encoding serine--tRNA ligase, with amino-acid sequence MLDLRLLREQPQAVKDRLATRGTCFSEHIDKLLAIDAERRSAETRLQNLQADRNRLSKEIGKLRSQGQDSSAIEAQVKTHAAEMQTLAQLSTELDSRQRDLLLVLPNLPQPEVPVGETAEQNPVLRLWGEKPSIANPQDHLAIAERLKLIDQERATKISGSAFVCYTGVGARLERALLNFLLDLHTRDHGYTEISTPYVVKPEALVGTSQLPKFEEQLYRIDRDDLYLAPTAEVPVTNLHREETLQTSVLPIKYTAYTPCFRREAGSAGLGTRGLIRMHQFDKVELVKICTPEKSREELELLTADAERVLQLLGLHYRVIELCTGDIGFGSAKTYDIEVWSPGQNAYLEVSSCSNFEDFQARRMNLRFKGDDGKNRFCHTLNGSGTALARLYVALLENGLQPDGSVLLPEPLHDYFGGQRIS
- a CDS encoding Spx/MgsR family RNA polymerase-binding regulatory protein — translated: MKILKAYTYSGCGTCKKAVRFLRDHGVAFEEIPIREHPPTEKELKGALQSYKGEVRRLFNTSGRDYKEMELSKKLPSLSEAEAIALLAGNGNLVKRPFVVLDSGYLVGFNETDWAKIA
- a CDS encoding aldo/keto reductase, which produces MKFRTFGKGGEKVSEIGLGCWQLSGNAWGDLDEAKALEILAAAADAGVNFLDTADVYGTGRSEELIGKFLKSRPGSDFFIATKLGRTSDLYPDKYTEAGVRAALEASLQRLGVETISLVQLHCVPVEVLRQGDIFDWLRKLQAEGKIRHFGASVEDTAQASLCLAQDGLASLQIIFNIFRQTPETTILPAAKAKGIAIIVRLPLASGLLSGKFTKDTLFAENDHRNFNRDGQAFNVGETFAGIPFDKGVELADEMKHFVPESLTMVQMAQRWILDHDEVTVVIPGARTPAQARENASVSRLPELPESLHARLARYYKTEVEPFIRGTY